The proteins below are encoded in one region of Chelonia mydas isolate rCheMyd1 chromosome 11, rCheMyd1.pri.v2, whole genome shotgun sequence:
- the INSIG2 gene encoding insulin-induced gene 2 protein translates to MAESDAAPTIPKKCGPYISSVTSHGMNLVIRGIVLFFIGVLLALVLNLLQIQRNVTLFPPDVITSIFSSAWWVPPCCGTAAAVIGLLYPCMDRHLGEPHKFKREWSSVMRCVAVFVGINHASAKVDFANNIQLSLTLAALSIGLWWTFDRSRSGFGLGIGIAFLATLVSQLLVYNGVYQYTSPDFLYVRSWLPCIFFAGGITVGNIGRQLAMYECKVIAEKSHQD, encoded by the exons ATGGCAGAAAGCGATGCAGCACCAACCATACCAAAAAAGTGTGGTCCATACATTTCATCTGTAACCAGTCATGGCATGAACTTGGTGATTCGTGGAATAGTGCTGTTTTTTATTGGtgtacttcttgcattagtattaAACTTGCTACAGATTCAGAGAAATGTCACGCTTTTTCCACCAGATGTGATCACGAGCATCTTCTCTTCAGCTTGGTGGGTACCACCTTgctgtggcacagctgcag CTGTGATTGGGTTGTTGTATCCCTGCATGGACAGACATCTGGGAGAGCCACATAAATTTAAGAGAGAATGGTCCAGTGTAATGCGATGTGTAGCAGTCTTTGTGGGTATAAATCACGCTAGTGCT AAAGTGGATTTTGCCAACAACATACAGTTGTCTCTTACACTAGCGGCGCTTTCAATTGGACTATGGTGGACCTTTGATAGATCACGAAGTGGCTTTGGTCTTGGAATAGGAATTGCTTTTCTGGCCACCTTGGTATCACAGCTTCTGGTCTACAATGGGGTTTACCA ATATACATCTCCAGATTTCCTTTATGTTCGTTCCTGGTTACCATGTATATTTTTTGCTGGTGGCATTACTGTGGGGAACATTGGTAGGCAGCTGGCAATG TATGAATGCAAAGTCATTGCAGAAAAATCTCACCAGGACTGa